A window of Leptospira brenneri contains these coding sequences:
- a CDS encoding response regulator has product MAIVTETKNKKNAILFVDDESIILLSMKSQVRQHFGEKYKYLTAENAKEAWDLLQELEEEGNSVSIVISDWSMPGMNGDEFLRKVHHTYPEIEKVIVTGFADQKSVEDLNSEIGPITCLKKPWDEEELISTIASAMQT; this is encoded by the coding sequence GTGGCAATTGTGACTGAGACTAAAAATAAAAAGAATGCAATCCTCTTTGTTGACGATGAATCCATCATCCTACTGAGTATGAAGTCACAAGTCAGACAACATTTCGGAGAAAAATATAAATACCTTACTGCAGAAAATGCGAAAGAAGCATGGGACCTTCTCCAAGAATTGGAAGAAGAAGGAAACTCTGTTTCTATTGTGATTTCGGATTGGTCTATGCCAGGTATGAACGGAGATGAATTTTTAAGAAAGGTGCATCATACCTATCCAGAAATCGAGAAGGTAATTGTAACAGGATTTGCCGATCAAAAGTCAGTAGAAGATTTAAACTCCGAAATCGGTCCCATTACCTGTTTAAAAAAACCATGGGACGAAGAAGAACTCATTAGTACAATCGCAAGTGCAATGCAAACCTAA
- a CDS encoding NADPH-dependent 2,4-dienoyl-CoA reductase, with product MTSYPNLLSPLSLGFTTLRNRTIMGSMHTGLEEAPNGYERMAAFYGERAKGGVALIVTGGIAPNAAGRVSRGGGVMDTEEEAKHHRVVTDAVHKEGGKIAMQILHTGRYGYHDKIVGASNLRAPINMFKPHPLTEEEILQTIEDFARCSELAKLAGYDGVEIMGSEGYLINQFIAKRTNNRTDDWGGSFENRIKFPIEIIKAVRKRVGADFIIIYRLSMLDLVEDGGNIDEVLILAKEIEKAGATIINTGIGWHEARIPTIAMMVPRASFTWVTAKVKGHVNIPLVTSNRINTPEIAESVLAAGDADLVSMARPFLADSFFVNKAAAGKSQEINTCIACNQACLDHIFQGKICSCLVNPRACHETDLIITKTDKPKKVAVVGAGPGGMACSTTLAERGHSVTLFDGQAELGGQLNIARRIPGKEEFKETIRYFGEMVKKHGVELKLNTFVSAEDLIQQGFDEVVLATGVTPRTPEIPGIHGANVLSYVDVVLKGKPVGKRAVVMGAGGIGFDVSLLLTDAGHPFTKENYLKEWGINQKITQDGGLGTKDTPKSDREVTMLKRSNSKFGATLGKTTGWIHKTSLEDRNVKQISGVTYKSIEADGILIEVKGETKKIPCDTVVVCAGQDSNRALLEPLQKANIPVHLIGGADLASELDAKRAIDQGTRLAVTI from the coding sequence ATGACATCTTATCCCAATCTTCTGTCCCCTTTATCTCTAGGATTCACGACACTCAGAAATAGAACCATTATGGGCTCTATGCACACAGGTTTGGAAGAAGCTCCAAACGGGTATGAACGAATGGCCGCTTTCTACGGCGAAAGAGCCAAAGGCGGAGTTGCCCTCATTGTGACTGGAGGAATTGCTCCCAATGCCGCAGGTCGAGTTTCCCGAGGTGGCGGGGTAATGGATACAGAAGAAGAGGCAAAACACCACAGAGTGGTAACGGATGCGGTTCATAAAGAAGGTGGAAAAATTGCCATGCAAATCCTTCATACAGGAAGGTATGGTTACCACGATAAAATTGTGGGAGCATCCAATCTCAGAGCTCCGATCAATATGTTTAAACCACATCCTCTCACCGAAGAAGAAATCCTGCAAACCATTGAAGACTTTGCCCGTTGTTCAGAACTTGCGAAGTTAGCCGGTTATGACGGGGTAGAAATTATGGGAAGTGAGGGATATCTCATCAACCAGTTCATTGCCAAACGAACGAACAACAGAACTGACGATTGGGGTGGAAGTTTTGAAAATAGAATTAAGTTTCCTATCGAGATTATCAAAGCAGTTAGAAAACGTGTTGGAGCTGACTTTATTATCATCTACCGTTTGTCCATGTTGGATCTCGTTGAGGATGGTGGAAACATTGATGAAGTTCTTATCCTAGCCAAAGAAATTGAAAAAGCCGGCGCCACCATTATCAATACAGGCATTGGTTGGCATGAAGCAAGGATTCCGACCATTGCGATGATGGTTCCTCGTGCTTCTTTTACTTGGGTTACAGCAAAAGTAAAAGGACATGTGAATATCCCTCTTGTGACTTCCAATAGGATTAATACTCCAGAAATTGCAGAGTCTGTTCTTGCTGCCGGTGATGCGGATTTGGTTTCTATGGCAAGACCCTTCCTTGCTGATTCTTTTTTTGTAAACAAAGCAGCGGCTGGAAAGTCACAAGAAATCAATACTTGTATTGCTTGTAACCAAGCTTGTCTTGATCATATCTTTCAAGGAAAAATATGTAGTTGTCTCGTGAACCCAAGAGCTTGTCATGAAACAGATCTTATCATTACGAAAACGGATAAACCCAAAAAAGTGGCCGTAGTAGGTGCTGGCCCTGGTGGAATGGCTTGTTCTACAACCCTTGCAGAAAGAGGACATTCTGTAACTTTATTTGATGGGCAAGCGGAGCTTGGTGGTCAATTGAACATTGCAAGGCGAATCCCAGGTAAAGAAGAGTTTAAAGAAACCATTCGTTATTTTGGAGAAATGGTGAAAAAACATGGGGTCGAACTTAAACTTAATACTTTTGTTTCAGCAGAAGATCTCATTCAACAAGGATTTGATGAAGTAGTCTTGGCAACTGGTGTCACACCACGAACACCAGAGATTCCAGGAATCCATGGTGCAAATGTTCTTAGTTATGTGGATGTAGTTCTTAAAGGGAAACCGGTTGGAAAACGTGCCGTGGTCATGGGAGCCGGTGGGATTGGATTTGATGTGAGTTTATTATTAACAGATGCAGGTCATCCTTTCACAAAAGAAAACTATTTAAAAGAATGGGGAATCAACCAAAAGATCACTCAGGACGGAGGACTCGGAACCAAAGACACTCCTAAGTCCGATAGAGAAGTCACAATGTTAAAACGATCCAATAGTAAATTTGGCGCTACACTCGGTAAAACAACGGGATGGATTCATAAAACATCATTAGAAGATCGAAACGTAAAACAAATTTCCGGTGTTACTTATAAATCCATTGAGGCTGATGGGATTTTGATCGAGGTGAAAGGGGAAACAAAAAAAATTCCTTGTGACACTGTTGTCGTTTGTGCAGGCCAAGATTCCAACCGGGCCTTACTCGAACCATTACAAAAAGCAAATATCCCTGTCCATTTAATTGGGGGAGCTGACCTTGCTTCCGAATTAGATGCAAAAAGAGCTATCGACCAAGGAACTAGACTAGCCGTAACCATTTAG